A single region of the Lotus japonicus ecotype B-129 chromosome 4, LjGifu_v1.2 genome encodes:
- the LOC130715221 gene encoding methylesterase 1-like isoform X2: MGSDNICEDRNHYVLVHGACHGAWCWYKVKPRLESAGHKVTVVDLAASGINMKKIEEVDTISQYSEPLIQFMASIPPNEKVVLVGHSLGGLNIAFAMDKFPEKVAVGVFLTAFLPDIEHKPIYVMDKPYRGLRDRGMKKKQRPPRP; this comes from the exons ATGGGCTCAGATAATATTTGTGAAGATAGGAACCATTATGTGCTAGTGCATGGGGCTTGCCATGGCGCTTGGTGCTGGTACAAGGTTAAGCCACGCCTGGAATCTGCTGGGCACAAGGTCACAGTGGTTGATCTTGCAGCTTCTGGGATCAATATGAAGAAAATTGAAGAGGTTGATACTATTTCACAATACTCTGAGCCTTTAATACAGTTCATGGCATCAATTCCCCCAAATGAAAAGGTAGTTCTCGTGGGTCACAGCCTTGGAGGTCTCAATATAGCATTTGCCATGGACAAATTTCCAGAAAAGGTAGCAGTTGGTGTTTTCTTGACAGCTTTTCTGCCGGACATTGAACACAAGCCTATATATGTCATGGATAAG CCTTACAGGGGATTGAGAGATCGAGggatgaagaagaagcagcGCCCTCCACGCCCTTGA